The Streptomyces uncialis genomic interval CCACGGTGAAGCCGTTGGCCGCGTGTCCGCCGACGACCGTGCGAGGGACCAGGACGGTCCAGCCGAGCCCGGGGGCGAGGAGGTCCCCGGGCGCGGGAGAACCGGGGACATGGACGGCTTCGACGGACACCGCGTGCGGGTGGTTGCCGCGGAAGTGCGCGGTGTCGACCACGATCCCGTGGAGCACACCGGGGACCCCGAGCCTGATGAGCGCCCAGTCGTGGTCGTCCTCGGCGGGCCAGGGGAATCCAGCGGAGACACCGCGGCGGCGCCGGGTCTCCCAGCCGTCCATGATCTTCCCCTTGTGCCCGAAGGACACCGGGTCGAACTCGGCGCGGCCGGGCAGCAGCAGGTTCTCCCTCGGTGCGAAGAACTCGTCCCCGGCCGCGACGACCCCCGCGCCGAGCCGCCGGTCCGCGAGGTCGGCGTGCCGGGTGAACGCATGCTCGGCGGAGCGGTGGTCGGCGTACGGGTCGCCGCCGCGATAGGGCGCGGCGGCGCCGGTGAAGTCGGCCTCGGGAAGCCCCGGCGGCGGCGCGGCAGGCCGGGGGGACGCATGGGGTTCGGGGTGCTGGGGGTGTGCCGTCACGGTGACCGGTGCTTCCTCTCGTCCGGGGTGCGGGGTGCGGGGGCGTGGGGTGAGGTGTGCGGCGGCGTGGGGTCCGCGTGTGGTGGCAGGGGGTGCGGTGGCTGTCGATGGGGCCGTATGCGGTGGTGGCTGCGGCGGGTGGGTGCGGTGGCTCCTCGTGTCGGGCCCGCCACGGGCCGCTACGGGCCCCTGGGGGCGCTGGGGGTGCGGCCCGGCCGCCCGGGGCCCCTGCCGCACCGGGAGGCCGTCAGTCGCGCCCCGGTGGCCGCGGCCTGTCCGGTGGGGACCCGCCGGGGCTAGGAGCGGGACAGCAGTCGGCCGCGTGGCTCGGTGAACTCTCCGTCGGCGTATATCCGTTGCCCGCGCAGCCAGGTGGAGCGGACGACGCCGTGGAGGGTGCGACCGGCGTAGGCGGTGACGGGGTGGCGGTGCTGGAGGGCCGACGCGTCGACGGTGAGGGTCGCGTCGGGGTCGAGCACCGCGAAGTCCGCGTCCCGGCCGGCCGCGATGACGC includes:
- the alc gene encoding allantoicase, giving the protein MTAHPQHPEPHASPRPAAPPPGLPEADFTGAAAPYRGGDPYADHRSAEHAFTRHADLADRRLGAGVVAAGDEFFAPRENLLLPGRAEFDPVSFGHKGKIMDGWETRRRRGVSAGFPWPAEDDHDWALIRLGVPGVLHGIVVDTAHFRGNHPHAVSVEAVHVPGSPAPGDLLAPGLGWTVLVPRTVVGGHAANGFTVDAAGSFTHLRLRQYPDGGVARLRAHGEPVPDPGWLTALGTFDVVALEYGGQVLDASDRFYSPPVHTIHPGRSRRMDEGWETRRRRDHGHDWITYRLAERSRVRAVQLDTACLKGNAAGWASVSLRDGDGPWTEILPRTPLQPDTDHRFVLDVPAVGTHARVDILPDGGISRLRLHGSLTDDGAARLRARHRPPAG